A genomic region of Bosea sp. 124 contains the following coding sequences:
- the gyrB gene encoding DNA topoisomerase (ATP-hydrolyzing) subunit B, protein MNEAARDLEDAAYGADSIKVLKGLDAVRKRPGMYIGDTDDGSGLHHMVYEVVDNAIDEALAGHADLVTVTLNAEGSVTVTDNGRGIPTNIHSEEGISAAEVIMTQLHAGGKFDQNSYKVSGGLHGVGVSVVNALSVSLKLRIWRGGNEHFMEFRHGDAVAPLAVVGPAGDKRGTEVTFTPSQETFTMIEFDYKTLEHRLRELAFLNSGVRIVLTDARRAEVVREELMYEGGVEAFVRYLDRAKTPVISQPVMLSNEKDGITVDVALWWNDSYHENVLCFTNNIPQRDGGTHLAGFRAALTRQVTGYAESSGISKKEKVSLTGDDCREGLTAIVSVKVPDPKFSSQTKDKLVSSEVRPVVENVVNQALSTWLEEHPNEARTIVGKVAEAAAAREAARKARDLTRRKGALDIASLPGKLADCQERDPAKSELFIVEGDSAGGSAKQGRAREYQAVLPLRGKILNVERARFDKMLSSEQVGTLITALGAGIGREEFNIEKLRYHKIIIMTDADVDGSHIRTLLLTFFYRQMPEVIERGHLFIAQPPLYKAARGKSHVYLKDERALEDYLVETALDGAVFKTSAGDTPSFVERGGSDLRGLIEEARGIRHTLSQLHSRYDRRVVEQMAIAGALNPVSEENEAQANEAAAKVARRLDAISDELERGWEGKVGEGGFLFSRMVRGVKQVAAIDAGLLASAEARKLDAAAVSLQEAYSKPGVLSRKGDDHAVNGPTGLFDAVTAIGKKGVSLQRYKGLGEMNPDQLWETTLDRDVRSLLRVKNDQNDEADDLFVKLMGDVVEPRREFIQSNALNATVDT, encoded by the coding sequence ATGAACGAAGCTGCCCGCGACCTTGAAGACGCCGCCTATGGCGCCGATTCCATCAAGGTTCTCAAAGGCCTGGATGCGGTGCGCAAGCGCCCCGGCATGTATATCGGCGACACCGATGACGGCTCCGGCCTGCACCACATGGTCTATGAGGTTGTCGACAACGCGATCGACGAGGCGCTGGCCGGCCATGCCGACCTCGTCACCGTGACGCTGAATGCCGAGGGCTCGGTCACCGTCACCGACAATGGCCGCGGTATCCCCACCAATATCCACAGCGAGGAAGGCATCTCGGCGGCCGAGGTCATCATGACCCAGCTCCATGCCGGCGGTAAGTTCGACCAGAACTCGTACAAGGTCTCCGGCGGCCTGCACGGCGTCGGTGTCTCGGTGGTCAACGCGCTCTCGGTCTCGCTGAAGCTCAGGATCTGGCGCGGCGGCAACGAGCATTTCATGGAGTTCCGCCATGGCGATGCGGTCGCGCCGCTCGCCGTCGTCGGCCCGGCCGGCGACAAGCGTGGCACGGAGGTGACCTTCACCCCGAGCCAGGAAACCTTCACGATGATCGAGTTCGACTACAAGACGCTCGAACATCGCCTGCGCGAGCTCGCCTTCCTCAATTCCGGCGTTCGCATCGTCCTGACCGACGCCCGTCGTGCCGAGGTCGTGCGCGAGGAGCTGATGTATGAAGGCGGCGTCGAGGCCTTCGTGCGCTATCTCGACCGCGCCAAGACGCCGGTCATCAGCCAGCCGGTCATGCTGTCCAACGAAAAGGATGGCATCACCGTCGACGTCGCGCTCTGGTGGAACGACTCATACCACGAGAACGTGCTCTGCTTCACCAACAACATCCCGCAGCGCGACGGCGGCACCCATCTTGCCGGCTTCCGCGCCGCGCTGACCCGCCAGGTCACGGGCTACGCCGAAAGCTCGGGCATCTCGAAGAAGGAGAAGGTCTCGCTCACCGGCGATGATTGCCGCGAGGGTCTGACCGCCATCGTCTCGGTCAAGGTGCCGGACCCGAAATTCTCTTCGCAGACCAAGGACAAGCTGGTCTCCTCGGAGGTCCGTCCCGTCGTCGAGAACGTCGTCAACCAGGCGCTCTCGACCTGGCTCGAGGAACATCCCAACGAAGCCAGGACCATCGTCGGCAAGGTGGCGGAAGCCGCCGCCGCGCGCGAGGCCGCCCGCAAGGCACGCGATCTCACCCGGCGCAAGGGCGCGCTCGATATCGCCTCGCTGCCGGGCAAGCTCGCCGACTGTCAGGAGAGAGATCCGGCCAAGTCCGAGCTCTTCATCGTCGAGGGCGACTCGGCCGGCGGCTCCGCCAAGCAGGGTCGTGCCCGCGAATATCAGGCGGTCCTGCCCCTGCGCGGAAAGATCCTGAACGTCGAGCGCGCGCGCTTCGACAAGATGCTCTCCTCCGAGCAGGTCGGCACGCTGATCACGGCGCTCGGCGCCGGTATCGGCCGCGAGGAGTTCAACATCGAGAAGCTGCGCTACCACAAGATCATCATCATGACCGACGCGGACGTGGACGGTTCCCACATTCGCACCCTGCTGCTGACCTTCTTCTACCGGCAGATGCCGGAGGTGATCGAGCGCGGCCATCTCTTCATCGCCCAGCCGCCGCTCTACAAGGCGGCGCGCGGCAAGAGCCACGTCTATCTCAAGGACGAGCGCGCGCTGGAGGACTATCTCGTCGAGACGGCGCTCGACGGCGCCGTCTTCAAGACGAGCGCCGGCGACACGCCCAGCTTTGTCGAGCGCGGCGGCTCCGATCTGCGCGGCCTGATCGAGGAGGCGCGCGGCATCCGTCACACGCTATCGCAGCTCCATTCGCGCTATGACCGGCGCGTCGTCGAGCAGATGGCGATCGCCGGCGCGCTGAATCCCGTCTCCGAGGAGAACGAGGCGCAGGCCAACGAGGCCGCGGCCAAGGTCGCCAGGCGCCTCGATGCGATCTCGGACGAACTCGAGCGCGGCTGGGAGGGCAAGGTCGGCGAGGGTGGCTTCCTGTTCTCGCGCATGGTGCGCGGCGTGAAGCAGGTCGCGGCGATCGATGCCGGGCTGCTCGCCAGCGCCGAGGCCCGCAAGCTCGATGCCGCGGCGGTGTCGCTGCAGGAGGCCTATTCGAAGCCCGGCGTGCTCAGCCGCAAAGGCGACGACCACGCCGTCAACGGCCCGACCGGCCTGTTCGATGCCGTCACCGCCATCGGCAAGAAGGGCGTCTCGCTGCAGCGCTACAAAGGTCTGGGCGAGATGAACCCCGACCAGCTCTGGGAGACCACGCTCGATCGCGACGTCCGCTCGCTGCTCAGGGTCAAGAACGACCAGAACGACGAGGCCGACGATCTCTTCGTCAAGCTGATGGGCGACGTCGTCGAGCCCCGGCGCGAATTCATCCAGAGCAACGCGCTGAACGCCACCGTCGATACCTGA
- the recQ gene encoding DNA helicase RecQ has translation MPQSRESDARAILKSVFGYDDFRPGQWEVIEAALAGRDVFAVMPTGSGKSMCYQLPALVAGGLTLVVSPLIALMRDQVGQLTRAGVAAASLNSMNSEIEAAEAWDKLNAGALSLLFVSPERLAGEGLVNRLRRLGVTRLAIDEAHCVSQWGHDFRPEYRLLAKTREALGGVPVTALTATADRQTRDDIAQQLFPKPPHLVVHSFDRPNLKLAFAPKDQPRRQIDEFLRRHRGGSGIVYCSSRSRTEKLSEGLREKGWNALAYHAGMEQGLRNRNQDIFLQEDGVVVCATIAFGMGINKPDVRFVVHADMPGSIESYYQEIGRAGRDGLSADTLTLYGIDDMSLRRRQIDEKAIDDERRRIEHKRLDAMIDLCESALCRRSALLAYFGEETQSCRHGHAPIRCDLCGAEAPELSDATLDARKLLSAVARSGQRFGAAHLADILTGTTTEAIRRQNHDGLKTFGVGQDKPKSAWTALTRKLFASGALAEASLEHGGFCLTAKGEDILFGRESIALRADPFAERRTRRDSRETARADGLDEGTAGLFEHLRQLRLSLAREEGVAAYIIFTDRTLIAMARARPAGLEQMRAIEGVGERKLTQYGEAFLEAIAAFPG, from the coding sequence ATGCCGCAATCTCGCGAATCAGACGCCCGCGCGATCCTCAAATCCGTCTTCGGCTATGATGATTTCCGGCCGGGCCAGTGGGAGGTGATCGAGGCCGCGCTGGCTGGCCGCGATGTTTTCGCCGTGATGCCGACGGGCTCCGGCAAGTCGATGTGCTACCAGCTTCCGGCGCTGGTCGCGGGCGGGCTCACCCTCGTCGTTTCACCGCTGATCGCGCTGATGCGGGACCAGGTCGGACAACTGACCCGGGCTGGCGTCGCGGCCGCCTCGCTCAATTCGATGAACAGCGAGATCGAGGCCGCCGAGGCCTGGGACAAGCTCAACGCCGGGGCCCTGAGCCTGCTCTTCGTCTCGCCGGAACGTCTTGCCGGCGAGGGGCTGGTCAACAGGCTGCGACGCCTCGGCGTCACCCGGCTCGCCATCGACGAGGCCCATTGCGTCTCGCAATGGGGCCATGATTTCCGTCCCGAATACCGCCTGCTCGCCAAGACGCGGGAGGCGCTGGGCGGTGTGCCGGTGACGGCGCTGACCGCAACCGCCGATCGCCAGACGCGGGACGACATCGCCCAGCAGCTTTTCCCGAAGCCGCCGCATCTGGTGGTGCATTCCTTCGACCGGCCGAACCTCAAGCTCGCCTTCGCGCCCAAGGACCAGCCGCGCCGGCAGATCGACGAATTCCTGCGGCGGCATCGCGGCGGATCGGGGATCGTCTACTGCTCCTCGCGCAGCCGTACCGAGAAGCTGTCCGAGGGCCTGCGCGAGAAGGGCTGGAATGCGCTCGCCTACCATGCCGGCATGGAGCAGGGCCTGCGCAACCGCAACCAGGACATCTTTCTGCAGGAGGACGGCGTCGTCGTCTGCGCCACCATCGCCTTCGGCATGGGCATCAACAAGCCCGATGTCCGCTTCGTCGTCCATGCCGATATGCCCGGTTCGATCGAGAGCTATTACCAGGAGATCGGCCGCGCCGGCCGCGACGGCTTGAGCGCCGATACGCTGACGCTCTACGGCATCGACGACATGTCGCTGCGCCGCCGCCAGATCGACGAGAAGGCGATCGACGACGAGCGCCGCCGCATCGAGCACAAGCGCCTCGACGCCATGATCGACCTGTGCGAGTCGGCCCTTTGCCGCCGTTCGGCGCTGCTCGCCTATTTCGGCGAGGAGACGCAGAGCTGCCGGCACGGACATGCGCCGATCCGCTGCGATCTTTGTGGTGCGGAGGCGCCTGAACTCAGCGACGCGACGCTCGATGCGCGCAAGCTGCTCTCGGCCGTGGCGCGTTCGGGGCAGCGCTTCGGTGCCGCCCATCTCGCCGACATCCTGACCGGCACCACGACCGAGGCCATCCGCCGCCAGAACCATGATGGGCTGAAGACCTTCGGCGTCGGCCAGGACAAGCCCAAGAGCGCCTGGACGGCCCTGACCCGCAAGCTCTTCGCTTCCGGCGCTCTGGCCGAGGCCAGCCTCGAGCATGGCGGCTTCTGCCTGACCGCGAAGGGCGAGGACATCCTGTTCGGCCGCGAGTCGATCGCGCTCAGGGCCGATCCCTTCGCCGAGCGCAGGACGCGCCGCGACAGCCGGGAGACCGCCCGGGCCGATGGGCTCGACGAAGGCACGGCCGGGCTGTTCGAGCATCTGCGCCAGTTGCGCCTGTCGCTCGCTCGCGAGGAGGGCGTCGCCGCCTACATCATCTTCACCGACCGCACGCTGATCGCGATGGCCCGCGCGCGGCCTGCCGGGCTGGAGCAGATGCGCGCTATCGAAGGTGTCGGCGAGCGCAAGCTCACGCAATATGGCGAGGCCTTCCTGGAGGCGATCGCGGCGTTTCCGGGCTGA